The Streptosporangiales bacterium genome includes a region encoding these proteins:
- a CDS encoding DHA2 family efflux MFS transporter permease subunit, whose amino-acid sequence MTDVDRDDSSRAAEATPTNSTNSTALSHRQILVVLGGLMAGMLLAALDQSIVGTALPRIVSELGGLDHLSWVVTAYLLTATASTPLWGKISDLYGRRLIFQIAIGIFLVGSVLAGLSQDMTQLIGSRAVQGMGGGGLMSIALAIVGDVIPARQRGKYQGYFGVVFGVSSVAGPLMGGFFTDGPGWRWIFWINVPIGLAALVVTSLALRMPLKRREHRIDYLGAMVIVAAVSSLLLYLNWAGNEYGWFAGRSLALLGGAIALAVVFVVVEHYAEEPIIPLRLFRNRVFSVGNLFAALCGVAMFGAIVFFPLYLQAVMGMSPTMSGLGMLPAVAGIFTTSIGSGQLMTRTGRYKIFPILGGATLIVALLLLSTLTFETPYWQAAIFVYFFGAGLGFTMQTIVTAVQNSVAMSDMGAATSSTVFFRQTGGAIGTAVFGAVLSSRLSTYLAEELAGAVPPGTRTPNVDANNIEAIQRLQEPLKTPVLTAFSNAIDDVFLVGVPFVAAAFIVSLFLKELPLRTSNEVRPPADAPKAPADEVRAASD is encoded by the coding sequence ATGACGGACGTCGACCGCGACGACTCGTCGCGGGCGGCCGAGGCCACCCCGACCAACTCCACCAACTCCACCGCCCTCTCCCACCGACAGATCCTGGTCGTGCTCGGTGGCCTGATGGCCGGCATGCTGCTCGCCGCGCTCGACCAGAGCATCGTTGGCACCGCGCTGCCGCGCATCGTCAGCGAGCTCGGCGGTCTCGACCACCTCTCCTGGGTGGTCACCGCGTACCTGCTGACCGCGACGGCGAGCACGCCGCTGTGGGGCAAGATCTCCGACCTCTACGGCCGCCGGCTGATCTTCCAGATCGCCATCGGCATCTTCCTGGTCGGCTCCGTGCTCGCCGGGCTCAGCCAGGACATGACGCAGCTGATCGGCTCGCGCGCCGTCCAGGGCATGGGCGGCGGCGGCCTGATGTCCATCGCGCTCGCGATCGTCGGGGACGTCATCCCGGCGCGACAGCGCGGCAAGTACCAGGGGTACTTCGGCGTCGTCTTCGGTGTCTCGAGCGTCGCGGGCCCGCTGATGGGCGGGTTCTTCACCGACGGTCCCGGCTGGCGCTGGATCTTCTGGATCAACGTGCCGATCGGACTGGCCGCGCTCGTCGTGACGTCGCTGGCGCTGCGCATGCCGTTGAAGCGCAGAGAGCACCGGATCGACTACCTCGGCGCCATGGTCATCGTCGCCGCGGTGAGCTCGCTGCTGCTCTACCTGAACTGGGCCGGCAACGAGTACGGCTGGTTCGCCGGCCGTTCGCTGGCACTGCTCGGCGGCGCCATCGCGCTCGCGGTGGTGTTCGTCGTCGTCGAGCACTACGCGGAGGAGCCGATCATCCCGTTGCGGCTGTTCCGCAACAGGGTGTTCAGCGTCGGCAACCTGTTCGCGGCGCTGTGCGGTGTCGCCATGTTCGGTGCGATCGTGTTCTTCCCGCTGTACCTGCAGGCCGTGATGGGCATGTCGCCGACGATGTCCGGGCTCGGCATGCTGCCCGCGGTAGCCGGTATCTTCACCACGTCGATCGGGTCCGGTCAGCTGATGACGCGCACCGGGCGGTACAAGATCTTCCCGATCCTCGGTGGGGCCACGCTGATCGTGGCGTTGCTGCTGCTGAGCACCCTCACCTTCGAGACGCCGTACTGGCAGGCGGCGATCTTCGTCTACTTCTTCGGTGCCGGGCTCGGCTTCACCATGCAGACGATCGTGACCGCCGTGCAGAACTCGGTCGCGATGTCGGACATGGGTGCGGCCACCAGCTCCACGGTGTTCTTCCGGCAGACCGGCGGCGCCATCGGCACGGCGGTGTTCGGCGCCGTGCTCAGCAGCAGGCTGAGCACGTACCTGGCCGAGGAGCTGGCAGGTGCAGTGCCACCGGGCACGAGGACGCCGAACGTGGACGCCAACAACATCGAGGCGATCCAACGGCTGCAGGAACCGCTCAAGACACCGGTGCTCACCGCGTTCTCGAACGCGATCGACGACGTGTTCCTCGTCGGTGTGCCGTTCGTCGCCGCCGCGTTCATCGTCTCGCTGTTCCTTAAGGAGCTCCCGCTCCGCACGAGCAACGAGGTGCGGCCACCCGCCGACGCGCCCAAGGCGCCTGCCGACGAGGTGCGCGCCGCCAGCGACTGA
- a CDS encoding MarR family transcriptional regulator: MESREGAVADDPAMLAELLVDHLGALRRSIRRASGSSWPPRGLTNAQIDLVRVVRNQPGISVAEAAHELRLAANTVSTLVGQLTEAEIVTRVADDKDRRVARLRLTESAAERFRAWNDERHHVVTEAIAGLPAARRRNLAKALPVLLDLVERLPDAEAREEA; this comes from the coding sequence ATGGAATCGCGAGAAGGCGCCGTCGCCGACGACCCGGCGATGCTGGCCGAGCTCCTCGTCGACCACCTGGGTGCGCTGCGACGGAGCATTCGGCGAGCGTCCGGCAGTAGCTGGCCACCACGCGGGCTGACGAACGCGCAGATCGACCTGGTTCGTGTGGTACGCAACCAGCCGGGCATCTCCGTGGCGGAGGCGGCCCACGAGCTGCGGCTCGCGGCGAACACGGTGAGCACTCTCGTCGGGCAGCTGACCGAGGCGGAGATCGTCACCAGGGTCGCGGACGACAAGGACCGTAGGGTCGCGCGGCTACGCCTCACCGAGTCGGCCGCGGAACGGTTCCGCGCCTGGAACGACGAGCGGCACCACGTGGTCACCGAGGCGATCGCCGGCCTCCCCGCGGCCCGTAGGCGCAACCTGGCGAAGGCGCTGCCCGTACTCCTCGACCTCGTCGAGCGGCTGCCGGACGCGGAAGCCCGCGAGGAAGCCTGA
- the rpsD gene encoding 30S ribosomal protein S4, which produces MSRPRPKVKRSRALGIPLTRKCVPYFERRPYPPGEHGRARRKETDYALRLKEKQRLREQYNVSETQLRRTFDDARRREGKTGSNLVSLLERRLDAIVWRSGIARTIYQARQLVVHRHITVNGQRVDRSSYRLAVGDEVSVAPRSRTLPPFLVAAEGANAPDSTPSYLDVQLTDLRVQLLAEPSRPLVPIICDEAMVVEYYSR; this is translated from the coding sequence GTGAGTCGACCCCGACCGAAGGTCAAGCGCAGCAGGGCCCTGGGTATCCCGCTGACCCGCAAGTGCGTGCCGTACTTCGAGCGCCGCCCGTACCCGCCTGGTGAGCACGGCCGGGCACGCCGCAAGGAAACCGACTACGCGCTGCGGCTGAAGGAGAAGCAGCGGCTGCGCGAGCAGTACAACGTCTCGGAGACGCAGCTGCGTCGCACGTTCGACGACGCGCGCCGGCGCGAGGGCAAGACCGGTTCGAACCTGGTGAGCCTGCTCGAACGGCGGCTGGACGCGATCGTCTGGCGGTCCGGGATAGCGCGCACGATCTACCAGGCGCGGCAGCTGGTCGTGCACCGGCACATCACGGTGAACGGGCAGCGCGTGGATCGGTCGTCGTACCGGTTGGCGGTGGGTGACGAGGTGTCGGTCGCGCCGCGCAGCCGCACCCTGCCGCCGTTCCTGGTGGCGGCGGAGGGCGCGAACGCGCCGGACTCCACGCCCTCGTACCTCGACGTGCAGCTCACCGACCTGCGCGTACAGCTGCTGGCCGAGCCGTCGCGCCCGCTGGTGCCGATCATCTGCGACGAGGCGATGGTCGTGGAGTACTACTCGCGCTGA
- a CDS encoding MarR family transcriptional regulator — protein sequence MKPATDLEHGLPLALMRIGRQLKAVTARTPDEAWAVLLLHKVRENGHCRVSELAAQAGLDTSTVSRHVARLEKNGHLERTEDPADRRASQLALTPRGRRMLKAATQARIDLIHQAVADWSEDELRTLCALTDRLAAALEEHVPGTES from the coding sequence ATGAAACCGGCGACGGACCTCGAACATGGCCTGCCGCTGGCCCTGATGCGAATCGGGCGGCAGCTGAAGGCGGTCACCGCCCGTACGCCGGACGAGGCCTGGGCCGTGCTCCTGCTGCACAAGGTGCGGGAGAACGGCCACTGCCGGGTGTCCGAGCTCGCCGCACAGGCCGGCCTCGACACCTCCACCGTGAGCCGGCACGTAGCGCGGCTGGAGAAGAACGGCCACCTCGAGCGCACCGAGGACCCCGCCGACCGCAGGGCCAGCCAGCTGGCCCTCACGCCGCGGGGCCGGCGCATGCTGAAGGCAGCCACCCAGGCCCGCATCGACCTCATCCACCAGGCCGTCGCCGACTGGTCCGAGGACGAGCTGCGCACCCTGTGCGCGCTGACCGACCGACTGGCCGCCGCCCTCGAGGAACACGTACCAGGAACGGAGAGCTGA
- a CDS encoding Bcr/CflA family efflux MFS transporter produces MTVAGQSVATPTVLSSRSKRLRVIVVLGGLSALAPLSIDAYLPGLPEMTDSLQTTSPAVQLSLTGFVVGMSLGQLVIGPLSDTKGRRGPLIVGMAVFTLVALACAISPNIVLLDVLRFAQGFAGAAGVVIARAVVRDLFSGPAAARFFASLMLVNGLAPILAPIFGAQLLRWTSWRGVFVALAVIGLLLMLGVALGLPETLEPERRRAGGLVSTLRTFWRLGHDPILIGYALTTAFGFAAMFSYISGSSFVLQNVFGFSPQVYSYAFGANALGLVICAQISGRLAHRLGAYRLLVTGIGSLLAGGLLMLVGQLAGAGVVGVLGGAFLVATGMGFIFPNAMALAMAAHGKDAGAASAMLGVLQFLVGGLAAPLVGVAGENTAMPMAAVMAASAVTASLSWLVLVRRNSPTP; encoded by the coding sequence ATGACCGTCGCCGGCCAGTCCGTCGCGACGCCCACCGTCTTGTCCAGCCGCTCCAAACGCCTCCGCGTCATCGTCGTACTCGGCGGTCTCTCCGCGCTCGCGCCGCTGTCCATCGACGCGTACCTGCCAGGCCTGCCGGAGATGACCGACTCACTACAGACGACCAGCCCGGCCGTACAGCTGTCGCTGACCGGTTTCGTGGTCGGCATGTCGCTCGGTCAGCTGGTGATCGGCCCGCTCAGCGACACGAAGGGCCGCCGCGGCCCGCTGATCGTCGGCATGGCGGTGTTCACGCTCGTCGCGCTCGCCTGCGCGATCTCCCCGAACATCGTGCTGCTCGACGTGCTGCGCTTCGCCCAGGGCTTCGCCGGCGCGGCCGGGGTGGTGATCGCCAGGGCGGTGGTGCGCGACCTGTTCTCCGGGCCCGCCGCGGCCCGGTTCTTCGCGTCGCTGATGCTGGTCAACGGGCTCGCCCCGATCCTCGCGCCCATCTTCGGTGCACAGCTGCTGCGCTGGACCTCGTGGCGCGGCGTCTTCGTGGCGCTCGCGGTCATCGGGCTGCTGCTGATGCTCGGCGTCGCGCTCGGCCTGCCGGAGACGCTGGAACCGGAGCGGCGCAGGGCCGGCGGGCTGGTCAGCACGCTACGGACGTTCTGGCGCCTCGGCCACGACCCGATCCTCATCGGCTACGCCCTGACCACCGCGTTCGGGTTCGCGGCGATGTTCTCGTACATCTCCGGGTCGTCGTTCGTGCTGCAGAACGTCTTCGGCTTCTCGCCACAGGTGTACAGCTACGCGTTCGGCGCCAACGCGCTCGGCCTGGTGATCTGCGCGCAGATCAGCGGCCGTCTCGCCCACCGGCTCGGCGCGTACCGGCTGCTGGTCACCGGCATCGGGTCGCTGCTCGCCGGCGGCCTGCTGATGCTGGTCGGGCAGCTGGCCGGCGCCGGGGTGGTCGGGGTGCTCGGCGGTGCGTTCCTCGTCGCGACCGGGATGGGCTTCATCTTCCCGAACGCGATGGCGCTTGCGATGGCCGCCCACGGCAAGGACGCCGGCGCCGCCTCCGCCATGTTGGGCGTACTCCAGTTCCTGGTCGGCGGCCTGGCCGCGCCGCTGGTCGGCGTCGCGGGCGAGAACACGGCCATGCCGATGGCCGCGGTGATGGCGGCGTCCGCGGTGACCGCCTCGCTGAGCTGGCTGGTGCTCGTCCGCCGCAACTCGCCGACGCCCTGA
- a CDS encoding NADH-quinone oxidoreductase subunit N, whose product MAVQLSGLVVPLMLAVTAAVVLLLDAFLPDRAKFLVLWLGIIMLGVAFVITVPQLWSGAQAFCRQGADIVCAYDLARYGVVLHLAILVGAVAVLLLSVQTVVEESIPPGEYVFLLLCSVTGALVLTAAGDFATLVVGLETLSLPVFGMVALRGRVGRVAGGEAALKLFLVSVASTALLLFGVSWIYAARGSLWLTDLTGDPSVDDRLQPVLAVGIAFAVLGFGFKVAAVPFHAWAPDTYEGAPLPVAAYLAVVSKVAGFAGLVVLLGRGLEPYAVNWAPVLAIVAALTMTVGNLVALRQRSAIRLLAWSSIGQAGYALAPFAGGGNPVAGVDPLAAPVSYIVAYAAMTMTAFAVVVAVTRDHPDGQLESYRGLLWRRPIAGIALAFALVALAGVPPGLVGLFAKVAVFRAVLLGGAGWLAMVMAVNVVIALYYYVSWTVLVVQRPTAEQRKQLPKVPTAVPAPIGAAVAVSVTATVILSVLPQLVFAARDLFPVASP is encoded by the coding sequence ATGGCAGTTCAGCTGAGCGGTCTGGTGGTGCCGCTGATGCTCGCGGTCACCGCTGCCGTCGTGCTGCTGCTCGACGCGTTCCTGCCCGACCGCGCGAAGTTCCTCGTGCTGTGGCTCGGCATCATCATGCTTGGCGTCGCGTTCGTCATCACCGTGCCGCAGCTGTGGTCGGGCGCGCAGGCCTTCTGCCGGCAGGGCGCCGACATCGTGTGTGCGTACGACCTCGCACGGTACGGCGTCGTGCTGCACCTGGCGATCCTCGTGGGCGCGGTCGCCGTGCTCCTGCTGTCGGTGCAGACGGTGGTCGAGGAGAGCATTCCGCCAGGCGAGTACGTGTTCCTGCTGCTGTGCTCGGTGACCGGCGCTCTGGTCCTCACCGCGGCGGGTGACTTCGCCACCCTGGTCGTCGGCCTGGAGACGCTGTCGCTGCCGGTGTTCGGCATGGTCGCGTTGCGCGGCCGGGTCGGCCGCGTCGCAGGCGGCGAGGCGGCGCTGAAGCTGTTTCTCGTCTCGGTGGCGTCGACGGCGTTGCTGCTGTTCGGCGTCAGCTGGATCTACGCGGCTCGCGGCTCGCTGTGGCTCACCGACCTCACCGGCGACCCGTCCGTGGACGACAGGTTGCAGCCGGTGCTGGCCGTCGGTATCGCGTTCGCCGTGCTCGGCTTCGGTTTCAAGGTGGCCGCGGTGCCGTTCCACGCCTGGGCGCCGGACACCTACGAGGGCGCGCCGCTGCCGGTGGCCGCGTACCTCGCCGTGGTCTCCAAGGTCGCCGGCTTCGCCGGCCTGGTGGTGCTGCTCGGCCGCGGTCTGGAGCCGTACGCGGTGAACTGGGCACCCGTGCTCGCGATCGTCGCGGCGTTGACCATGACCGTGGGGAACCTGGTGGCGTTGCGGCAGCGCAGTGCTATCCGGTTGCTTGCGTGGTCGTCGATCGGGCAGGCGGGGTACGCACTCGCGCCGTTCGCCGGGGGCGGCAACCCGGTGGCCGGCGTCGACCCGCTGGCCGCGCCTGTCTCGTACATCGTTGCGTATGCGGCGATGACGATGACCGCGTTCGCGGTGGTGGTGGCGGTCACCAGGGACCACCCGGACGGCCAGCTCGAGTCGTACCGCGGTCTGCTGTGGCGCCGCCCGATCGCGGGTATCGCACTCGCCTTCGCGCTGGTGGCGCTCGCCGGCGTGCCGCCAGGCCTGGTGGGGCTGTTCGCCAAGGTCGCCGTGTTCCGTGCGGTGCTGCTCGGCGGCGCCGGCTGGCTGGCCATGGTGATGGCCGTGAACGTCGTGATCGCGCTGTACTACTACGTCTCGTGGACGGTGCTGGTCGTGCAGCGGCCGACCGCCGAACAGCGCAAGCAGCTGCCCAAGGTTCCCACCGCGGTGCCTGCGCCCATCGGCGCCGCGGTCGCGGTGAGCGTGACCGCCACGGTCATCCTTTCTGTGCTGCCGCAGCTGGTGTTCGCGGCCAGGGACCTGTTCCCCGTCGCCTCGCCGTAG
- a CDS encoding esterase, with product MVSRRALLGGAAGVVGAAGLGAVLVETEVLPGRGAVHRKLGWTGPETPVPKTKPGRSAGGTFTSRARGNRKVSWRASYPPGMVATAQLPVAIALHSRGRDHRFAFDDLGADRYLAQVTAFAVQPFVVVSVDGGPDSYWHERENADDPPRMIRDELLPVLADRGLQTDRIGLIGWSMGGYGALLFAEHFPAQVVAVAAVSPALWRDPEDAADGAFDGASDFRRHDVFRRSSALRSVDVRVDCGDVDPFVDTVEEFRDRLEPKPGGHISEGGHDVYYWRRAMPGALGFLGDALGNAYAEAP from the coding sequence ATGGTGAGTCGACGTGCACTGCTCGGCGGCGCGGCAGGGGTAGTGGGGGCCGCCGGCCTGGGCGCCGTGCTCGTCGAGACCGAGGTGCTCCCCGGCCGCGGCGCGGTCCACCGCAAGCTCGGCTGGACCGGTCCGGAGACCCCGGTGCCGAAGACCAAGCCAGGGCGGTCGGCCGGCGGCACGTTCACCTCGCGAGCACGCGGGAACCGTAAGGTCAGCTGGCGCGCCAGCTACCCGCCAGGCATGGTCGCCACGGCGCAGCTCCCGGTCGCCATCGCGTTGCACAGCCGCGGCAGGGACCACAGGTTCGCGTTCGACGACCTCGGCGCCGACAGGTACCTCGCGCAGGTCACCGCGTTCGCCGTGCAGCCGTTCGTGGTGGTGTCGGTGGACGGCGGGCCGGACAGCTACTGGCACGAGCGGGAGAACGCCGACGACCCACCGCGGATGATCCGCGACGAGCTGCTCCCTGTACTCGCCGACCGCGGCCTGCAGACCGACCGGATCGGGCTGATCGGCTGGTCGATGGGCGGCTACGGCGCGCTGCTGTTCGCCGAGCACTTCCCCGCCCAGGTCGTCGCGGTGGCCGCGGTCAGCCCGGCGCTGTGGCGCGATCCCGAGGACGCCGCGGACGGCGCGTTCGACGGCGCGTCCGACTTCCGCAGGCACGACGTGTTCCGCAGGTCGAGCGCGCTGCGCAGCGTGGACGTCCGGGTGGACTGCGGCGACGTGGACCCGTTCGTGGACACGGTCGAGGAGTTCCGCGACCGGCTCGAGCCGAAGCCCGGCGGGCACATCAGCGAGGGCGGGCACGACGTTTACTACTGGCGCCGGGCCATGCCTGGCGCGCTCGGTTTCCTCGGCGACGCCCTCGGCAACGCGTACGCGGAAGCCCCGTAG
- a CDS encoding DUF2470 domain-containing protein encodes MTTLTDRLPRWPTPAETARTLVFGVVPGTLLVPASGGPGTPHAIAGGPDDIVLKARPYTGASSNEIVLLVEESGEPANRLRTTVTDSRHQDAAAFLDLLDVPPVRTDLPRARLCVAGWVEPLGKEEQRKAALDAATSRPAGELLTVGHGASLYRLHPAELSLTRSDGTYDVAVEEFRDAEPDPVYENEQEITGHLQQHHYDDLTQWAMARLNRDDRRTLREVTITGIDRYGLDLACVTARGCQHSRISFAAPVSDEDALGDALQELRRCPCEPPA; translated from the coding sequence ATGACGACGCTGACCGATCGACTGCCGCGCTGGCCGACCCCGGCCGAGACGGCTCGCACCCTGGTCTTCGGCGTGGTGCCTGGCACCCTGCTCGTCCCCGCCAGCGGCGGACCTGGCACACCCCACGCGATCGCCGGCGGCCCGGACGACATCGTGCTCAAGGCGCGCCCGTACACCGGTGCGTCCAGCAACGAGATCGTGCTGCTCGTCGAGGAGAGCGGCGAGCCGGCCAACCGGCTGCGCACCACGGTCACCGACTCGCGGCACCAGGATGCGGCCGCGTTCCTCGACCTGCTCGACGTACCGCCGGTCCGCACCGACCTGCCCCGCGCCCGGCTGTGCGTCGCCGGCTGGGTGGAACCGCTGGGCAAGGAGGAGCAGCGGAAGGCCGCTCTCGACGCGGCGACCAGCCGGCCGGCCGGCGAGCTGCTGACCGTCGGGCACGGCGCCTCGCTCTACCGGCTGCACCCGGCCGAGCTCTCGCTGACGCGCAGCGACGGCACGTACGACGTGGCGGTCGAGGAGTTCCGCGACGCCGAGCCCGACCCGGTGTACGAGAACGAGCAGGAGATCACCGGACACCTGCAGCAGCACCACTACGACGACCTGACCCAGTGGGCGATGGCCAGATTGAACCGCGACGACAGGCGCACGCTGCGGGAGGTCACCATCACGGGGATCGACAGGTACGGCCTCGACCTCGCCTGCGTCACCGCGCGCGGCTGCCAGCACTCGCGGATCAGCTTCGCCGCCCCGGTGTCCGACGAGGACGCACTCGGCGACGCCCTGCAGGAGCTGCGCCGCTGTCCCTGCGAGCCACCCGCCTGA